In Carya illinoinensis cultivar Pawnee chromosome 10, C.illinoinensisPawnee_v1, whole genome shotgun sequence, one DNA window encodes the following:
- the LOC122278547 gene encoding transcription factor MYB14-like: protein MKTSDGEKMPGTSRASWCPEEDRKLKAYIKQYGIRNWSKMPQAAGLTRSGKSCRLRWMNYLRPDIKRGNFSQEDQETILKWHELLGNRWSEIAAKLPGRTDNEIKNYWHAHLKKLSKNNSSSTTISELVGTSEDVEANKNDSSGNQDLLLCDSPKVPNMDGFNGIQTSPQIYMSINDVISSSSCTDPPVEDVINQYMIDQDEIIFSSSNASEINQSIWEQPYFSFEDIYMPETDPVFMASTTAHMYPDVCYDAGYDFWVD from the exons ATGAAGACTTCAGACGGTGAGAAAATGCCCGGGACATCAAGAGCCTCATGGTGTCCTGAAGAAGACCGCAAACTGAAAGCCTACATTAAGCAATACGGCATTCGTAACTGGAGTAAGATGCCTCAAGCTGCCG gtTTGACACGATCCGGAAAAAGTTGCAGGCTCCGATGGATGAATTACCTTAGGCCCGACATTAAGCGGGGGAACTTCAGCCAAGAAGACCAAGAAACCATACTTAAGTGGCATGAACTGCTGGGGAATCG ATGGTCTGAAATTGCAGCAAAGCTTCCTGGAAGAACCgacaatgaaataaaaaattattggcACGCCCACCTGAAAAAGCTCAGTAAGAACAATTCGTCATCAACCACTATATCAGAATTGGTGGGAACATCCGAGGACGTTGAAGCTAACAAGAATGATTCTTCTGGGAATCAAGATCTCCTACTTTGCGATTCCCCAAAAGTGCCAAATATGGATGGCTTTAACGGTATACAGACGTCACCACAAATATATATGTCCATTAATGATGTGATCTCTTCTTCAAGCTGTACTGATCCTCCAGTTGAAGATGTTATAAACCAATACATGATAGATCAGGACGAGATCATTTTTAGTTCTTCCAACGCCTCTGAAATAAACCAAAGCATATGGGAGCAGCCATATTTTTCATTTGAGGACATATACATGCCTGAAACAGACCCTGTATTTATGGCTTCAACTACTGCGCACATGTATCCAGATGTTTGCTATGATGCTGGCTATGATTTTTGGGTCGATTGA